A genomic window from Micromonospora sp. WMMA1947 includes:
- the rapZ gene encoding RNase adapter RapZ, protein MSEARTAGDLGPTEGETAPAESDTSLVVVTGLSGGGRSTVARALENVGYYVVDNLPQALLLDMAELAFKAGGAARRTAMVLDVRSRAFSTDLAGAIRELRERGFSPRVVFVDADDEVLIRRFESVRRSHPLQGDGRLADGIAVERTLLEEAREQADVIIDTSHLNVNQLRRRVEELFGGEDARRLRITVISFGFKYGLPPDADFVMDARFLPNPYWVPELREHTGREEAVSAYVLGQEGADAFVAGYADLVNATTAGFEREGKRYLTVAVGCTGGKHRSVAIAEELASRLRHSGIAANAQHRDLGRE, encoded by the coding sequence GTGAGCGAGGCGCGTACAGCGGGTGACCTGGGGCCGACCGAGGGGGAGACGGCGCCGGCCGAGTCGGACACCTCCCTGGTGGTGGTGACCGGCCTGTCCGGCGGCGGTCGCAGCACCGTGGCCCGGGCGCTGGAGAACGTCGGCTACTACGTGGTCGACAACCTGCCGCAGGCGTTGCTGCTGGACATGGCCGAGCTGGCGTTCAAGGCCGGCGGCGCGGCCCGGCGTACGGCGATGGTGCTGGACGTGCGCTCCCGCGCGTTCTCCACCGACCTGGCCGGGGCGATCCGGGAGCTGCGCGAGCGCGGCTTCTCCCCCCGGGTGGTCTTCGTCGACGCCGACGACGAGGTGCTGATCCGCCGGTTCGAGAGCGTGCGCCGCTCGCACCCGTTGCAGGGCGACGGGCGGCTGGCCGACGGCATCGCGGTCGAGCGGACCCTGCTGGAGGAGGCCCGCGAGCAGGCCGACGTGATCATCGACACCAGCCACCTGAACGTGAACCAGCTGCGCCGCCGGGTCGAGGAGCTGTTCGGTGGTGAGGACGCCCGTCGGCTGCGGATCACCGTGATCTCGTTCGGCTTCAAGTACGGCCTGCCGCCGGATGCCGACTTCGTGATGGACGCGCGCTTCCTGCCGAACCCGTACTGGGTGCCGGAGCTGCGTGAGCACACCGGCCGGGAGGAGGCGGTGAGCGCGTACGTGCTCGGCCAGGAGGGCGCCGACGCGTTCGTGGCCGGCTACGCCGACCTGGTCAACGCCACCACCGCCGGGTTCGAGCGGGAGGGCAAGCGCTACCTGACCGTGGCGGTCGGCTGCACCGGTGGCAAGCACCGCAGCGTGGCCATCGCCGAGGAGCTGGCGTCCCGGCTGCGCCACTCCGGCATCGCCGCCAACGCCCAGCACCGGGACCTGGGGCGGGAGTGA
- the yvcK gene encoding uridine diphosphate-N-acetylglucosamine-binding protein YvcK: protein MTPTRVVAFGGGHGLSASLRALRHCVPELDLDITAVVTVGDDGGSSGRLRAERGGLPPGDLRQALVALAGDHPATRRSAALFQHRFAAAVPPAPTIAAPVPVAVGDSLAGHAVGNLLLHGLTELLGDPVAALDHAGAMLGAVGRVLPMSRQPVGIEARVRGADPEHPDEVSTVRGQHQVAVTPGTVESLRLNPSAPAACAEAVTAVRAADWLIFGPGSWYTSVLPHLLVPGLADAIVSSPARRLVTLNLVAEKETSGLSLPDHLDTLRRYLPELKVDRVLADSTAVGDPAAVERAAESLGARLVLAPVAVLDGTPRHDPAALGAALVPVLRADR, encoded by the coding sequence GTGACCCCGACCAGGGTGGTCGCCTTCGGCGGCGGGCACGGGCTCTCGGCGTCGCTGCGGGCGCTGCGTCACTGCGTACCCGAACTGGACCTGGACATCACCGCGGTGGTCACCGTCGGTGACGACGGCGGCTCCAGCGGCCGGTTGCGCGCCGAGCGCGGCGGCCTGCCGCCGGGCGACCTGCGTCAGGCGCTCGTCGCCCTGGCCGGTGACCACCCGGCCACCCGGCGCAGCGCGGCGTTGTTCCAGCACCGCTTCGCCGCCGCCGTGCCCCCGGCGCCGACGATCGCCGCGCCGGTCCCGGTCGCGGTGGGCGACTCGCTGGCCGGTCACGCGGTCGGCAACCTGCTGCTGCACGGGCTCACCGAGCTGCTCGGCGATCCGGTGGCCGCGCTCGACCACGCCGGGGCGATGCTCGGCGCGGTGGGACGGGTGCTGCCGATGTCCCGCCAGCCGGTCGGCATCGAGGCCCGGGTCCGCGGCGCCGACCCGGAGCATCCGGACGAGGTGTCCACGGTGCGCGGCCAGCACCAGGTCGCGGTCACCCCGGGCACCGTCGAGTCGCTGCGGCTCAACCCGTCCGCGCCGGCCGCGTGCGCCGAGGCGGTGACGGCGGTACGCGCGGCCGACTGGCTGATCTTCGGGCCCGGCAGCTGGTACACGAGCGTGCTGCCGCACCTGCTGGTGCCGGGGCTGGCCGACGCGATCGTGTCCAGCCCGGCGCGGCGGCTGGTGACACTCAACCTGGTGGCCGAGAAGGAGACCTCAGGGCTCTCCCTGCCCGACCATCTGGACACCCTGCGGCGCTATCTGCCCGAGCTGAAGGTGGACCGGGTGCTCGCCGACTCCACGGCGGTGGGTGATCCCGCGGCGGTCGAACGTGCGGCAGAATCGCTTGGTGCCCGGCTGGTCCTCGCTCCCGTCGCCGTCCTGGACGGCACGCCCCGTCATGACCCAGCCGCCCTGGGCGCCGCGCTGGTGCCTGTCCTGCGCGCCGATCGTTAG
- the whiA gene encoding DNA-binding protein WhiA, with protein sequence MAMTAAVKDELSRVDVPKPCCRRAEMAALLRFAGGLHIVSGRVVVEAELDTGAVARRLRREIAEVYGYPSEIHVLASGGLRKGSHFIVRVVKDGEALARQTGLLDVRGRPVRGLPPHVVAANVCCAVSAWRGAFMAHGSLTEPGRSSALEITCPGPESALALVGAARRIGITAKNREVRGVDRVVVKDGDAIAALLTRIGAHSSVLAWEERRVRREVRATANRLANFDDANLRRSARAAVAAAARVTRALEILADDAPNHLTSAGRLRLEHRQASLEELGALAEPPLTKDAIAGRIRRLLALADKRARDLGIPDTEAAVTPDMLVV encoded by the coding sequence ATGGCGATGACGGCTGCGGTCAAGGACGAGCTGAGTCGGGTCGACGTGCCCAAGCCCTGCTGTCGCCGGGCGGAGATGGCCGCCCTGCTGCGTTTCGCCGGCGGCCTGCACATCGTGTCGGGCCGCGTCGTGGTCGAGGCGGAGCTGGACACCGGCGCGGTGGCCCGCCGGCTGCGGCGGGAGATCGCCGAGGTCTACGGCTACCCGAGCGAGATCCACGTGCTCGCCTCCGGCGGCCTGCGCAAGGGCAGCCACTTCATCGTGCGGGTGGTCAAGGACGGCGAGGCGCTCGCCCGGCAGACCGGCCTGCTCGACGTGCGGGGCCGCCCGGTGCGCGGCCTGCCGCCGCACGTGGTGGCCGCGAACGTCTGCTGTGCCGTGTCGGCCTGGCGGGGCGCGTTCATGGCGCACGGCTCGCTGACCGAGCCGGGCCGTTCGAGCGCCCTGGAGATCACCTGCCCCGGCCCGGAGTCGGCGCTGGCGCTGGTCGGCGCCGCCCGCCGGATCGGCATCACCGCCAAGAACCGCGAGGTGCGCGGCGTGGACCGGGTGGTGGTCAAGGACGGTGACGCGATCGCCGCGCTGCTCACCCGCATCGGCGCGCACTCCAGCGTGCTGGCCTGGGAGGAGCGGAGGGTACGCCGGGAGGTGCGCGCCACCGCCAACCGGCTGGCCAACTTCGACGACGCCAACCTGCGCCGCTCGGCGCGGGCCGCGGTGGCCGCCGCCGCCCGGGTGACCCGCGCGCTGGAGATCCTCGCCGACGACGCCCCGAACCACCTGACCTCGGCCGGGCGGCTGCGGCTGGAGCACCGTCAGGCCTCGCTGGAGGAGCTGGGCGCGCTCGCCGAGCCGCCGCTGACCAAGGACGCCATCGCCGGCCGGATCCGCCGGCTGCTCGCGCTGGCCGACAAGCGTGCCCGTGACCTGGGCATCCCGGATACGGAAGCGGCAGTCACGCCGGACATGCTCGTGGTCTGA
- the gap gene encoding type I glyceraldehyde-3-phosphate dehydrogenase gives MTIRVGINGFGRIGRNFFRAVLASGADIEVVAVNDLTDNATLAHLVKYDSILGRLPHEVKATADEITVGGKTIKAYAEKDPAKLPWGEVGADVVIESTGFFTDGTKAKAHLDGGAKKVIISAPAKNEDVTVVMGVNQDQYDPAKHNIISNASCTTNCLAPMAKVLQDTFGIKQGLMTTIHAYTQDQNLQDAPHKDLRRARAAALNIVPTSTGAAKAIGLVLPELKGKLDGYALRVPIPTGSATDLTVEVGRETTVDEVNAALKAAAEGPLRGILTYNEDPIVSADIVTDPASCIFDAPLTKVIGNQVKVVGWYDNEWGYSNRLVDLVKLVGQSL, from the coding sequence GTGACCATCCGGGTTGGCATCAACGGCTTCGGCCGGATCGGCCGCAACTTCTTCCGGGCAGTGCTGGCGTCCGGCGCTGACATCGAGGTCGTGGCGGTCAACGACCTGACCGACAACGCGACGCTCGCCCACCTTGTCAAGTACGACAGCATCCTGGGCCGCCTCCCGCACGAGGTGAAGGCCACCGCCGACGAGATCACCGTGGGCGGCAAGACCATCAAGGCGTACGCCGAGAAGGACCCGGCCAAGCTGCCGTGGGGCGAGGTCGGCGCCGACGTCGTCATCGAGTCCACCGGCTTCTTCACTGACGGCACCAAGGCGAAGGCGCACCTCGACGGCGGGGCCAAGAAGGTCATCATCTCCGCGCCGGCGAAGAACGAGGACGTCACCGTGGTCATGGGCGTCAACCAGGACCAGTACGACCCGGCCAAGCACAACATCATCTCGAACGCCTCCTGCACGACGAACTGCCTCGCGCCGATGGCGAAGGTCCTGCAGGACACGTTCGGCATCAAGCAGGGTCTGATGACCACCATCCACGCGTACACGCAGGACCAGAACCTGCAGGACGCGCCGCACAAGGACCTGCGCCGGGCCCGGGCCGCCGCGCTCAACATCGTGCCGACCTCGACCGGCGCCGCGAAGGCCATCGGCCTGGTGCTGCCGGAGCTCAAGGGCAAGCTGGACGGCTACGCGCTGCGCGTGCCGATCCCGACCGGCTCGGCCACCGACCTGACCGTCGAGGTCGGCCGGGAGACCACTGTGGACGAGGTGAACGCCGCGCTCAAGGCCGCCGCCGAGGGCCCGCTGCGGGGCATCCTCACCTACAACGAGGACCCGATCGTCTCCGCCGACATCGTGACCGACCCGGCGTCGTGCATCTTCGACGCGCCGCTGACCAAGGTGATCGGCAACCAGGTCAAGGTCGTCGGCTGGTACGACAACGAGTGGGGCTACTCGAACCGCCTGGTGGACCTGGTGAAGCTGGTGGGTCAGTCGCTGTGA